Proteins encoded by one window of Rhodamnia argentea isolate NSW1041297 chromosome 6, ASM2092103v1, whole genome shotgun sequence:
- the LOC115749332 gene encoding 4-coumarate--CoA ligase-like 9, producing the protein MAIQNATSTSSIDPNSGFCPKTGTYHSLRPLAPLPPPSAPLSVTDYIFSHLASHPPPATATALVDVSTSRGVAYPELIRRVRSLSSSLRSRLGLSRGDCALIISPNSLDIPVLYLSLFSIGVAVSPCNPSSTAPEILHLIQLSRPSIAFAMSKTASKVPSPPLGTVLIDSPEVESLMRVVVPAGDPDQIDVSQSDTAAILYSSGTTTGKVKAVALTHRNLTSMVAGSYAVRAARASTAVALCTVPYFHAFGFTYCVRSVAMGETLVCMGRFRMEEMGRAIERFRVSHTAVAPPVVIAMVKGGSVMEGYDFSSLEVVVCGGAPLPATVVARFKDRFPNVQLAQGYGLTESTGRAFGTVGPKESAVVGATGKLVPDCEAKIIDPDTGAFLPPCKVGELWVRGSSIMKGYVGDEQATRAIVDTEGWLRTGDLCYIDGQGFLFFVDRIKEIIKYKGYQVAPGELEHLLQSHPDVVDAAVAPYPDEEAGQIPMAFIVRRPGSAVDEPSIKAFVAQMVAPYKKIRHVMFIDSIPKNAAGKVLRRELSKLASLGGASKI; encoded by the exons AACCGGGACTTACCACAGCCTCAGACCTCTTGCTCCGCTTCCTCCGCCGTCCGCGCCACTCTCTGTCACTGACTACATCTTCTCCCACCTCGCCTCCCATCCTCCGCCGGCGACCGCCACCGCTCTGGTGGACGTCAGCACTTCCCGCGGCGTCGCGTACCCGGAGCTCATCCGCCGAGTCAGGTCTCTGTCCTCCTCCCTCCGCTCCCGCCTCGGCCTCTCCAGAGGTGACTGTGCCCTAATCATCTCCCCAAATTCGCTCGATATTCCGGTCCTCTACCTCTCTCTGTTCTCCATCGGCGTCGCGGTCTCTCCCTGCAATCCTAGCAGCACTGCTCCGGAGATTCTCCACTTAATCCAGCTCTCGAGACCTTCGATCGCGTTCGCCATGTCCAAAACCGCTAGCAAAGTCCCTTCCCCTCCGCTCGGAACGGTTCTAATCGACTCGCCGGAGGTCGAGTCCCTGATGAGGGTTGTGGTTCCAGCCGGCGATCCCGACCAAATTGATGTCTCGCAATCGGACACGGCGGCGATCTTGTACTCGTCGGGGACGACAACGGGGAAAGTGAAAGCCGTGGCGCTGACCCACCGGAACTTGACGTCGATGGTGGCCGGATCCTACGCGGTGAGAGCGGCGAGGGCCTCCACGGCTGTCGCACTGTGCACGGTGCCGTACTTCCACGCGTTTGGGTTCACCTACTGCGTGCGGTCGGTGGCGATGGGGGAGACGCTGGTGTGCATGGGGAGGTTTCGGATGGAGGAGATGGGAAGAGCCATCGAGCGGTTCAGGGTCAGCCACACGGCGGTGGCCCCGCCGGTTGTCATTGCGATGGTGAAAGGCGGGAGCGTGATGGAAGGGTACGATTTCAGCTCGCTCGAGGTGGTCGTTTGCGGCGGCGCTCCACTTCCGGCGACGGTCGTCGCGAGGTTTAAGGATCGCTTCCCCAATGTGCAGTTGGCTCAG GGATACGGGTTAACCGAATCGACAGGACGAGCCTTTGGGACTGTTGGTCCGAAGGAATCCGCAGTAGTCGGCGCGACCGGAAAGCTCGTGCCTGACTGCGAAGCTAAGATCATCGATCCCGACACCGGAGCATTCTTGCCGCCTTGCAAAGTCGGCGAACTTTGGGTCAGAGGATCTTCCATTATGAAGG GTTATGTTGGAGATGAACAAGCCACCAGGGCGATTGTGGACACGGAGGGGTGGTTGAGAACCGGCGATCTCTGTTACATTGATGGACAAGGCTTCCTCTTTTTCGTGGACAGGATAAAGGAGATCATCAAATACAAAGGTTACCAG GTGGCACCGGGGGAGCTGGAGCATCTTCTTCAATCCCATCCGGATGTTGTAGATGCCGCCGTCGCCCC GTATCCCGATGAAGAGGCCGGTCAGATACCCATGGCCTTTATTGTGAGGCGACCGGGAAGCGCTGTCGATGAGCCGAGCATTAAGGCGTTTGTTGCACAAATG GTCGCCCCCTACAAGAAAATCCGACACGTCATGTTCATCGATTCCATACCTAAAAATGCAGCTGGTAAAGTTTTGAGGAGGGAGCTGAGCAAGCTCGCGTCGTTGGGAGGTGCTAGTAAAATATGA